TTGGTGCCGGTCGAGCCGCCGAGACAAAGCCCTTCATGTTCAAGGAGATCGAAGACGATCTTCACGGCTTCCGCATCGGGGATCTGATAGGCCTTATCGACCGGCGCGCCCTCGAGATTGGCGGTGATCCGGCCCTGGCCGATGCCCTCGGTGATCGAGGATCCTTCGGCCTTCAGCTCTCCGGTTGTGTAATAGGAAAAGAGCGCCGCGCCCGGCGGATCGGCCAGCGCGATGGTGATTCCCGGGTTCTTCGCTTTGAGACCGATGCCGACGCCGGCGAGCGTGCCGCCGGTGCCCACCGCCGAGACGAAGCCGTCGATCTTGCCTTGGGTCTGTTCCCAGATCTCAGGCGCGGTCGTTTCAATATGCGCCTGGCGGTTCGCGACATTGTCGAACTGATTGGCCCAGACAGCGCCGTTCTTTTCGGTCTTCGCCAGCTGCGCGGCGAGGCGGCCCGAGACCTTCACATAGTTATTGGGATTGGCGTAGGCGACCGCCGGGACTTCGACGAGCTCGGCGCCCGCGAGCCGCAGCATGTCCTTTTTCTCCTGGCTCTGCGTGTCCGGGATAACGATCACGGTTCTGAGGCCAAGCGCATTGCCGACAAGGGCAAGGCCGATGCCGGTATTGCCGGCGGTGCCTTCGACGACCGTGCCGCCCGGCTTCAGCGTGCCCTTGTTCAGAGCATCCTGGATGATGAAGAGCGCAGCGCGGTCCTTCACCGACTGGCCGGGATTCATGAACTCGGCTTTGCCGAGGATCTCGCAGCCGGTCTCGTCCGACACCCGGTTGAGGCGGATAAGCGGCGTGTTGCCGATGGCGTCGAGGAGGGTCCGGCGAATTGTCATGTCGGGGGTGTGAATTAGGAGGTTATGCGTTGGCGCAAAGTATATCTCCCGTCAAATGGGGGCAAGGGCGTCAGGTGGCTAACCTGCAAAGGGCTTAACGGGCCGGCCGCGGCACCCCCGGCGGCATGTCCCCGATCTCGTCCGGTCCGTGCGAAGCCGTCCATACTTTTACGCGGTTTTCACCGGGCGCGTGTTTCCTCAGGCGACGGGTGGGGGAACGAGATGGGCATTTTTATTACGGCTGTGACGCCCAAAGGCATTTTTGTCGGCACGGCTCTGGACGCGCCGGGCGCGCTGAAGCTGGCCGAGGGCCTCGGCGCCATGGACATGACGGATATCAAGGTCACCGAAAAAGGGCAGGAGCCCGTGACGCTCGAGCAGTATCAGGCGATCCATGCCCGGCCCTGGCCCTACCG
Above is a window of Terrihabitans soli DNA encoding:
- a CDS encoding cysteine synthase A → MTIRRTLLDAIGNTPLIRLNRVSDETGCEILGKAEFMNPGQSVKDRAALFIIQDALNKGTLKPGGTVVEGTAGNTGIGLALVGNALGLRTVIVIPDTQSQEKKDMLRLAGAELVEVPAVAYANPNNYVKVSGRLAAQLAKTEKNGAVWANQFDNVANRQAHIETTAPEIWEQTQGKIDGFVSAVGTGGTLAGVGIGLKAKNPGITIALADPPGAALFSYYTTGELKAEGSSITEGIGQGRITANLEGAPVDKAYQIPDAEAVKIVFDLLEHEGLCLGGSTGTNVAGAVRLAKDLGRGCTIVTVLCDYGTRYQSKLFNPAFLREKGLPVPAWLERPGTVRREDALLPTPAA